Part of the Woronichinia naegeliana WA131 genome, AATTAACATTTGGGTTCGCAAAGTTAACAATACAAAGACCGTACAAACGATTAATAATAAACCACTAAAAGCTAGATCGAGATCCTGTACCGCTAAAATATCACCAAATAGAAGATTATTTAAGCCCCCCTTATATTGCCCCACAAAACTTAAGGTAATAACCGCGATCGCCAAAGAAGCCGAATAAATAATATTTAACAGTGCATCTGTCCAAAGTTTAGTTCGCTCCAAAAGATAAGTGACACCCAGGGCAAATAACACCGCAAACGGTAAGACAATAAAAGAGGGATTGATCCCTAATAAAAAGCCAAGGCTAATTCCCAACAGGGCAGAATGGCCTAACGCATCACTGAAAAAAGATAATTGACGTAAAACCGTGAAACTTCCTAACATTCCTCCCATTAAACCTGTTGCTATTCCTCCTAATAACGCTCGTTGCATAAAGGGAAATTGAAACAATTCGATCACACGGGTTACTTCAGCCAATCCAGACACCTTGCTATTTTTCCTTACGAATGGGAATGACCATACCGGACAAATTCGGAACCATAGGCCACCTGAAGATTATCGTCGGAAAGGGCGATCGCCGGTGTACCTTGACAGAGAATAGTGCGGTTTAAGCAAATCACCCGATCGCATTGTCGTCGCACCCGTTCCAAATCGTGAGAAATCTGCACAATAGCCAATTCCTCTTCCCGTTTCAGTTGTTCTAACAGGTGATAAAACTCCGATTCACTACGCAGATCCAGACCGGCCGGAGCCTCATCCAAAATTAAAAGACGACGGGGACGTACTAAACAATAGGCCAACAAAACCCGCTTACTTTCTCCCCCCGATAATCCACTCAATAATTGACCTCGCAAATGGGTCGCATTTACCTGAATTAATGCTTTTTGTACCGCTTGACGACGGGCTCGATAACCAGACCAGGGTAATTGCAAGCCCAATCGATCCCAGCCTAAACTAACTAACTCCTCTACTGTCATGGGAATACGACGATCAAAGAGAAAATTTTGGGGTAAATAGGCGATCGCTTCTCGTACCGCAGTGGGTAAAAAACCACGACGACTGAGAGCGTGACCTAGCACAGAAATCTCTCCCGCTTGTCTGGGGATAATCCCCAAAATTGCCTGAATTAGCGTACTTTTACCGGCTCCATTTGGGCCCACAATGGCCGTATCTGTTCCTGATTGTAGAGAAAAAGAGATATCTTGAACGGCTGCATAGGTTTCTCGATAAACGGTTAAATTTTCAACAGCTAAGACAATGTCAGACAAGGTCTATCTCCTCAGATCAACGCTCTTAGAAATTATCAAAATTGACATCAAAATTAACGGGGTTGACCAGTAAAGGCTGACTTTAAATGGTTGAGATTTTGACGCATCTTGGTTAGGTAATAATCTGATTCTAAACCCTTTGCATCACTCTTCTCTAACGGGTCAAAAGTACTGATCTGTACCTTTAAATCCTTAGCCAAGGCTGAGAAAGGACTACCGGCCGTTTCTGGCTCTGTTAATAGGGTTTTAAGATTAGACTTTTCCACTGCCTTAATGACCCGTTTCACATCCTCTGGAGCCGCATTTTCTTCTGGAATCCCCACCAAATAATCTGTTTTGAGGTTATAGCTTTGGGCAAAGTAAGGAGCAAAATCATGGTAGGTGACAAAAGTTTTGCCGACAAAGGGTTTGAGTTTTTGACTAATTTCTGTATCCAATTGTTTTAATTTAAGACGATAGGCTACGGCATTGGCTGTATAGGTTTCTTTCCCGGCCGGATCGGCCGCAATTAATCCATCCCGAATATTGTCAACCTGCTGCATTGCCCGTTTGGGATCGAGGTAAATATGGGGATTAAATTCACCGTGATCATGCTCTTTTTCCGTTTCTAAATTCTGATGTTTTGGCTCAGTAATTTGGGTAATGGTTTTAATCCCTTGACTGGAATCAACCACTTTTAAATGAGGATTACCAGCATTGGCAACTAAATCATCTAAAAATTCTTCCATTCCCAAACCATTTTCCACTAATACTTGCGCTTTGGCTAACTTTTGAATATCCTCTGGCTTGGCCTGATAGTCGTGGGGGCCCACATTGGGCGGCAATAATTGGCTAACTTCAGCGCGATCGCCGGCCACTGCTTTCGTAAAATTAGTAATGGGAATAAAGGTCGTTACTACCTGCAATTTTGGGGAATTTAGACTGCTTGACTGGGGAGAGGGTGAGACGGCTGTTGGACTGGAAGGAGTATTATCTATACAACCGCCTAAACCGATGGCGATCGCCGCTAGTAGCAAAAGCGATCTGGATTGAAAAGCTAAAGCCGATCGGGGAAATGTTTGTTTGAGAGCGACGACGTTAAACCATTGCATAGGAAGGCATCGAATCACGTTGTAACGGTTGAGCTAGGGCTTCGTACCCGCATTATAACATAGAATGATAATCATTCTCATTTGCACCTCAGTCCTAGAGAAATCAAGTTACATTAAAGAAAATTGCGTCTTCTCCTTTTTTAATCCCATGCTGACCGTTGCTGAATATCTCTGCGATCGCTTAAAGGCCTTAAATGTGGATCATATTTTTGGTGTTCCTGGTGACTATGTTTTAGGGTTAATGGATGTTTTAGTGGCGAGTCCCATTGATCTAATTTGCACCTGTAACGAACTCAATGCCGGTTATGCGGCCGATGCCTATGCTCGATTGCGAGGAATTGGGGCGGTCTGTGTCACCTATGGCGTGGGAGGTTTAAGTCTGGTGAATGCAGTGGTGGGAGCCTACGCTGAACGGATTCCCCTGGTCGTTATCAGTGGTGCCCCTAGTCAGTCAGGTCGTCGTAATCATTTGCTGCTTCACCATACTACTGGTGATTTTAATTTGCAGTACTCGATTATGGAAAAGGCCACAGTAGCGGCAGTTATTTTAACGGATGCGAGTCAGGCGGCTAGTCAAATTGACCAAACCCTAGCCGCTTGTTTGCACCATAAACGCCCTGTTTATATTGAAATTCCGATGGATCTGGTTAATCAACCCTGTTTGGCTCCTGTCAGTACTATCTCTTTGGAATCAAAATTAACAGATTTTAATGCCTTAGCAGAAGCCGTTCAAGAAGCGGTGGATTTATTGACCCGTGCGGAACGACCCGTCATTTTAGCAGGGGTAGAATTTAACCGTTTTGATTTAGAAGATAAACTCATTAAACTCTTAGAAATAACGGGTTATCCGATCGCCACTACGCTACTGGGTAAATCCTGTATTTCGGAAATGCACCCCCAATTTATTGGCAATTATGTGGGAGCTTTAAGTCGAGATTATGTCCGCGATCGCATTGAAAATGCTGATTGTATTCTCTGTTTAGGGGCAATTATGTCCGATATGAATTTAGGGGTTTATACTGCCAGATTAGATGATAATCGCCTGATTAATGCCAATTCAGAAAAAGTTAAAATTAAACATCATTTTTATCAACCGATTTATCTCGGCGATTTTCTAGAGGGATTACTCGCCAAACTTCCCTCTATCCCCAGTTTAGAATTTCAGATCCAACCGGCTTCTCTCCTCTTAGCAGAAACCCTAACGCCTACTCCAGGGTGTAAACTGAGCAATGATTATTTTTATAAACGTCTCAATCATTTTATTGATGATAATTTTATTGTCATTTCTGACACGGGTGATGCGATCATTGCCACAATGGATTTAGTCATTCATAAGGATGCAGACTTTATTGGTCAAGCTTTTTACCTTTCCATTGGTTACTCTATTCCAGCCTGTTTAGGCGCAGCAATGGCTCTACCGAAAAATCGGCCACTGGTCATTGTCGGGGATGGTGCGTTTCAGATGACTGCCCAGGAATTATCAACCATTATTCGGAATCAGTTAAATCCTATTATTTTGCTGGTTAATAATGATGGTTATACCATTGAACGGGTGATTAAAGATAATGTCTATAATGATCTACAACCTTGGAAATATCATCAACTGCCCCAAATTTTTGGTGAATGTTGGAGTGCGGAAGTTTTTACCGAAGACGAATTGAAATTGCCTTGATTCAAGCGAAAAGTAATCTTCACTGTGTTTCTTTTATTGAAATTCATTTAGATCGTTTAGATTGTTCGCGTGGCTTGGCTGCTTTAGGAAAAGCCTTAAATAATCAAAACGCCTAGTTGAACTCTATCTAATTTGATCCCCCTAAATCCCCCTTAAAAAGCTACTGTGTACAAACATCTTAAAAAAGCACGCTTTGAGTTTTGATCCCCCTAAATCCCCCTTAAAAAGGGGGACTTGCTCCTGAATTAATATTCCTAAAAAAGGGGGACTTGCTCCTGAATTAATATTCCTAAAAAAGGAAGACTTGGCCCAAAAATATTTATAAATTTACATAAATTTAAGGAGAAAAGTGATCGCAATGACACTAACCGTTCAAGATCTAGGGGAACAGGGACTTTTAGCACGTTTACAGGCCTATTGTCCTCCCGACATCATTGGTGATGATGCAGCCATTATTTCCCTAGTGGTGGGTCAATCCTTGGTTGTTACCACTGATGTTTTAATCCAAGATGTCCATTTTAGCGATCGCACGACTCGGCCGGAAGATGTGGGTTGGCGATCGGCGGCGGCCAATTTATCGGATTTAGCAGCGATGGGAGCAACGCCGGTAGGGATCACGGTGGGGTTAGGCTTACCGAAAGATACCTCTGTACCTTGGCTAGAAGCCTTTTATCAAGGTTTACGGGACTGTTTAGATCCCTGGCAAACGCCTATTTTAGGGGGGGATATGGTGCGATCGCCCTTTATTTCTATTTCGATCACGGCTTTGGGTCATGTGTCACCGCAACGGGTCATTCGTCGTTCTACGGCTCAAGTGGGGGATTGTATTGTGGCGACGGGTTTGCATGGAGCCTCTAGGGCTGGTTTGGAACTGTTATTGCATCCTGAACGAGGAGAAAGGTTATCAGACAGCGATCGCGCCTATTTTATCCGAGCACACCAACGCCCCCAACCCCGATTAGACATTTTACCCTATCTTTTTAATGCTCCTGAACCCTTGAGAATAGCAGGTATGGATAGTAGCGATGGATTAGCCGATGCGATTTTACAAATTTGTCGCGCCAGTCAAG contains:
- a CDS encoding metal ABC transporter permease, with translation MSGLAEVTRVIELFQFPFMQRALLGGIATGLMGGMLGSFTVLRQLSFFSDALGHSALLGISLGFLLGINPSFIVLPFAVLFALGVTYLLERTKLWTDALLNIIYSASLAIAVITLSFVGQYKGGLNNLLFGDILAVQDLDLAFSGLLLIVCTVFVLLTLRTQMLITLHEPSAIARGVAVSTHRTIFIILLSLVVAISIKAIGVLLVSAFVVIPACAARLLSRTFTNYVILSAAIGALSAVLGMILSASFNLPSGPSIVVIQLAIFLVAVALPDFSR
- a CDS encoding metal ABC transporter ATP-binding protein, with the translated sequence MSDIVLAVENLTVYRETYAAVQDISFSLQSGTDTAIVGPNGAGKSTLIQAILGIIPRQAGEISVLGHALSRRGFLPTAVREAIAYLPQNFLFDRRIPMTVEELVSLGWDRLGLQLPWSGYRARRQAVQKALIQVNATHLRGQLLSGLSGGESKRVLLAYCLVRPRRLLILDEAPAGLDLRSESEFYHLLEQLKREEELAIVQISHDLERVRRQCDRVICLNRTILCQGTPAIALSDDNLQVAYGSEFVRYGHSHS
- a CDS encoding thiamine-phosphate kinase → MTLTVQDLGEQGLLARLQAYCPPDIIGDDAAIISLVVGQSLVVTTDVLIQDVHFSDRTTRPEDVGWRSAAANLSDLAAMGATPVGITVGLGLPKDTSVPWLEAFYQGLRDCLDPWQTPILGGDMVRSPFISISITALGHVSPQRVIRRSTAQVGDCIVATGLHGASRAGLELLLHPERGERLSDSDRAYFIRAHQRPQPRLDILPYLFNAPEPLRIAGMDSSDGLADAILQICRASQVGANLEQENLPISELLLAWVGEEKALDWTLYGGEDFELVLCLSPILAPSLVQYLGEKAKIIGRVTDSKQVILSNSLGQEKLLSLEKGFQHFASD
- a CDS encoding thiamine pyrophosphate-dependent enzyme translates to MLTVAEYLCDRLKALNVDHIFGVPGDYVLGLMDVLVASPIDLICTCNELNAGYAADAYARLRGIGAVCVTYGVGGLSLVNAVVGAYAERIPLVVISGAPSQSGRRNHLLLHHTTGDFNLQYSIMEKATVAAVILTDASQAASQIDQTLAACLHHKRPVYIEIPMDLVNQPCLAPVSTISLESKLTDFNALAEAVQEAVDLLTRAERPVILAGVEFNRFDLEDKLIKLLEITGYPIATTLLGKSCISEMHPQFIGNYVGALSRDYVRDRIENADCILCLGAIMSDMNLGVYTARLDDNRLINANSEKVKIKHHFYQPIYLGDFLEGLLAKLPSIPSLEFQIQPASLLLAETLTPTPGCKLSNDYFYKRLNHFIDDNFIVISDTGDAIIATMDLVIHKDADFIGQAFYLSIGYSIPACLGAAMALPKNRPLVIVGDGAFQMTAQELSTIIRNQLNPIILLVNNDGYTIERVIKDNVYNDLQPWKYHQLPQIFGECWSAEVFTEDELKLP
- a CDS encoding zinc ABC transporter substrate-binding protein; its protein translation is MQWFNVVALKQTFPRSALAFQSRSLLLLAAIAIGLGGCIDNTPSSPTAVSPSPQSSSLNSPKLQVVTTFIPITNFTKAVAGDRAEVSQLLPPNVGPHDYQAKPEDIQKLAKAQVLVENGLGMEEFLDDLVANAGNPHLKVVDSSQGIKTITQITEPKHQNLETEKEHDHGEFNPHIYLDPKRAMQQVDNIRDGLIAADPAGKETYTANAVAYRLKLKQLDTEISQKLKPFVGKTFVTYHDFAPYFAQSYNLKTDYLVGIPEENAAPEDVKRVIKAVEKSNLKTLLTEPETAGSPFSALAKDLKVQISTFDPLEKSDAKGLESDYYLTKMRQNLNHLKSAFTGQPR